The DNA segment GGATTTTTACCTGTGCCGACGCCGTCTCCACCCGCTTTTGCTGCAGAGAAAGTGCCTGAGAAGCGAGTTTCAGTGCAGCAAGATGCTGCTCCAAAAGTGTCAGTTGCTGAGCCAAAAAAACGACACAACCCAGCATGCTCAGCAGCAACAACGTCGGCAAACAGACTGAAACGGTCAGCCAGAAACGCATCCGTTGCTGTCGATGTACCTTGCGCCAGGGCAATAAGTTGACCTGTAGCATCAGCAGTCCCTATGTCTTAGGGCCAGCCCAACTGCGGGGGCGAAGTCGCCGGGATTGGCGGGCAAAGGGGCGGATAACTGGCCGATTGCACTGAGCGGCGACCAGCATTGCATTCCGGGAGGGGGATTTTCACCACTGTAATAACCGGCTCCGGCACACAGCGCACCAGCGCGATACTGGGAGCGGACGAGGTCAGAAAGGGATATGCCCGACAGTGCTTGCGTGCTATCGAACAAACCGAACTGGAACGGCAGGCTGTGTGGCGAAGCCCAAAGAACGGCGTCGTCCAGCGGATGAATCAGTAGCGCGTCACCGGGCAGTCGGGCCGCGTAAGCAGCCACCTGAAGTGCGCAGGGCACCAGTTCGATAACCTCAGGAAAAAGCTGTGCCTGTGCAAGACAACGCATCCACTGCGCTATCTCCTGCTGTCTTGCGGCGGTGACCACGACCTGATTATCTCCGCACGGGTCTGCACGGTAATCCATCACCAGATGTTCAACGCCCAGAGGAAATTGTTTCGCCGCATGACTAAAGATAAAGGCGCTACGGGCGGGTTCCTGCATCCGTGCATCAGGTGCCACCATGCGTTGCTGCATGATGCGCTGGGCGGGCAGGCTGATTCTCAGCGACAACCTGGCAGGTAAGGTTTTGCGCCAGAATGATAAAATGGCGATCAGCGGCGCGGTCTCATGTAATATCCCCTCCCGCAACGTGAAGTCAGGCAGCGGATGCTGCCACCAGTGACGTAATTGCCAGCCATGACGCCGCCTTTGTACGGCGATCGCACGGGCAAAACCGGCTTGAATATCCAGACCTACCTGCCATGCTTGTAGTCGCATTTTCGCCCAATCTCCATATCGTCAAGTAAATAAAAGTACGTATCCATGTTGCAGGCTTGCCTTTATACTACCGCGCGGTTGTTTATAAACTGCCCAATTGACACTAAATGGGAAATCTCAGGTGAAGTTCGTAAAGTATTTATTGATTCTTGCAGTGTGTTGCATTTTGCTGGGAGCAGCCTCGATCTTCGGTTTGTATAAATATATCGAGCCTCAGCTACCCGATGTTGCCACGCTCAAAGACGTGCGTTTGCAAACACCCATGCAGGTCTTCAGTGCCGAAGGCGATCTTATCGCCCAGTACGGTGAGAAGCGCCGTATCCCGCTGAAACTCGACCAAATCCCTCCGGAAATGGTGCACGCGTTTATCGCGACAGAAGACAGCCGTTTTTACGAGCATCATGGTGTGGATCCGATCGGTATCTTCCGTGCGGCCTCCGTTGCGCTGATGTCCGGCCACGCCTCACAGGGTGCGAGTACCATCACTCAGCAGCTGGCGCGTAACTTCTTCTTAAGTCCTGAACGCACGCTGACACGTAAAATCAAGGAAGCGTTTTTGGCCATCCGCATTGAGCAGATGATGACCAAAGATGAGATTCTTGAGCTGTACCTGAACAAGATCTACCTCGGTTATCGTGCCTATGGCGTGGGTGCTGCAGCGCAGGTTTACTTCGGGAAAGACGTGAGTCAGCTGACACTCAGCGAAATGGCGGTAATTGCCGGTCTGCCGAAGGCGCCGTCAACTTTCAACCCCCTCTATTCCCACGATCGTTCTGTTGCCCGTCGCAATACCGTGCTGGCCCGTATGCTGGATGAGAAATACATCACGCAGGAGCAGTATGATCAGGCACGCGCTGAACCGGTCGTCGCGAATTATCACGCCCCGCATATTGAATTTTCCGCGCCGTATCTGACAGAAATGGTACGTCAGGAAATGGTGAAACGTTATGGCGATAACGCCTACAACGACGGCTATATGGTTCACACCACCATCACCAAGAAAACCCAGCTGGCCGCACAGGAAGCCCTGCGCACCAACGTGCTGAATTACGATATGCGCCACGGTTACCGCGGTCCGTCGAATCAGATGTGGAAAGTGGGCGAACCGGCGTGGGATGAGAATAAAATCGTCCAGTCGCTGAAAACGCTGCCGGTCTACGGGCCACTGTTCCCTGCAGTCATTACCTCGATTGACGATGAGCAAGCCACCGCGACGATGTCTAATCGCGCCGTGATCAGCCTGCCGTTCAGCGGCATGCGTTGGGCGCGCCCTTACCGTAATGACAATGCACAAGGCCCGACACCGAAGAAAATCTCTGACGTGGTTCAGCCAGGTCAGCAGGTCTGGGTGCGTAAAGTGGGTGATGTGTGGTGGCTGGCGCAGGTTCCTGATGTGAACTCCGCCATCGTCTCCCTGAATCAAAACGACGGTGCGATTGAAGCGCTGGTCGGTGGTTTTGATTTCAACCAGAGCAAATTTAATCGTGCGAACCAGGCTGTGCGTCAGCTCGGTTCAAACATTAAACCGTTCCTGTACACCGCGGCGATGGATAAAGGGCTGACCCTGGCCACTATCCTCAATGACATGCCGATTACACGCTGGGATCCGGGCGCTGGTCAGGACTGGCGACCGAAAAACTCACCACCGACCTATGCGGGTCCAATCCGCCTGCGTCAGGGGCTGGGTGAGTCCAAGAACGTGGTGATGGTGCGTGCGATGCGTGCGATGGGCGTGGATTATGCGGCAGAATATCTGCAGCGCTTCGGCTTCCCGGCTGCCAACATTGTCCATTCCGAATCACTGGCGCTGGGTTCTGCATCCTTCACCCCGTTACAGGTGGTGCGTGGTTATGCAACGCTGACTAACGGCGGTTATCTGGTTGATCCGTATTTCATCACCAAAATTGTAGCGGAATCTGGTGAAGTTCTGTTTGAAGCCAAACCGAAAATCGCCTGCCGCACCTGTAATATTCCGGTGATTTATGGCGATACGCAGAAATCGGCAGTGTTGTCTGATGACAACGTGGAAAACGTTGCCACCTCGGTCAATAACAACAACAACGCCGTGCCAACGCCGCAGCTGGAACAGGTTCCGGCCAATTCTCCACAGGTGGATGCAGAGCAACAGTATGCGCCGCACGTTATCAGTACGCCGCTGTCGTTCCTGATAAGCGACGCGCTGAACTCCAACATCTTCGGCGAACCTGGCTGGATGGGAACAGGCTGGCGCGCGGGTCGTGATCTCAAGCGCCACGACATCGGTGGCAAAACCGGGACAACCAACAGTTCAAAAGACGCCTGGTTCTCCGGTTATGGCCCGAACGTGGTCACCTCCGTCTGGATTGGTTTTGACGATCACCGCCGTGACCTGGGCCGTTCGACCGCTTCCGGCGTGATCCCTGATCAAATCTCCGGTGCAGAAGGCGGCGCGAAGAGTGCGCAACCGGCATGGGATGACTACATGAAAGCCGTACTGGAAGGCGTGCCTGAAGAAAAACAGACACCTCCTCCGGGCATCGTGACGGTCACTATCGATAAGAGCACCGGGAAATTGTCCGACGGTGGCGGTGGCAGTCGTCCGGAGTACTTCATTGACGGCACTCAGCCGACAGAACATGCGGTGCATGAAGTCGGAACGACCATCATGGATAACGGTCAGGAACATGAGTTGTTCTGATGGGATATTGAGTCAGGCGTTTAACACCTGATTCAATCCAATAGAAAAAAGCCGGTTTGCGTAATGCATGACCGGCTTTTTTATTGACGATTTTTCAGGAAAACGGACGGTTCAGCGGGCGTTGCGCGTCAGAAAATCATGCGCCAGGAATAAAGCGCTGACGTTGCGGGCTTCGCAAAAATCGGGTTGCTGCAGCAGTTCCATCATCCGCGCAATCGGCCAGCGAGTCTGCGGTAAAGGCTCAGGCTCATCGCCTTCCAGACTCTTCGGGTACAACCCTTTCGCAATCACAATGTTCATGCGACTGGAGAAATACGAGGGTGCCATCGTCAGCTTTGCCAGCACGTCAAAATGCCCTGCGCCGTAGCCAACTTCCTCCATCAACTCGCGGTTAGCGGCTTCCAGCACGCTCTCACCGGCGTCGATCAGTCCCTTCGGAAACCCCAGCTCATAGCTTTCGATCCCAACGGCGTATTCGTGGATCAGCAGCAGATCATCGCCAATGACTGGCACAATCATCACCGCTTCTCGATCGGAAGGGCGCATGCGTTCGTAAACACGTTCCGCGCCATTGCTGAATGCCAAATCTACAGATTCGATGGTGAACAAACGCGAACGTGCGACGGTTTCCACCTTCAGGATTTTTGGTTTTTGCAGGTGTTGTGTCATTTCATCCCCAGCTTTTATTCACCTGACTGCGGGTGTCTTAATGGGTTCATATAGAATATTGAACATTGCTATCATAAAACATTGTGCGTTAAGGCGAGCCTGAACCGCAATCTTTACTGCGTATAAGTTCGCGTGAGACTGCCATATTCAGCGCCAATCGTCGGATTTTTATCTCTGACATCGTGCAAAAAGAACGCGTTGCCATGTTCGCGTCACAATTTTGCTGTAACAAAAACCACACCGATTCAAAATAGGATTATACCGATACCCATTAAAGTACAATTACGGATACTCTCTAGCGTGGTGTTTTTATAATTTAAATACTTGTGCATAAATATCAGTCAAATAATGAAAACCCTGTAAAAAATAGGGTAGCGTGCAAAATATGCATGAGGTTTATGTCTTTTCAATTTATGTATAATACTTTCACAGAGTTGACGTAAGTCGCCCACGTCAGAACGGGGATCGGATGAGCACAGTAGTCGTGACACTGGTGTTGTTGTGTATCGCAATCATTGCCACTGGAAGTTTCTTTTGGTTTGCCTTGCGACGCCGCCAACGCGACGAGTCTGTTGTACATTTCCCCACCCCCAGCCAGCGAAAACTGTCGCAACAAGAGCGCGACGCCGTAGAACGGTACCTGCGACAAAGTGAAAGGCTGGGACAAACGCCGATTACCCACCGCAATAATCTGATTATCCTGCGCGATAAACTCATCCTGACCACTAAAAGCGAACACGTTTACAGCCTCAAGCGCGCCATCACTCGCTACGGCGTGGCCAGCGAAGACACCAACAGCGGACGCTATTTTCTTGATGCGACTGAAATACACCTGCCACCCTTTTGGGAGCAATACATAGCGCAGGAAAATCAGGTCGAGCTTATTAAAACGCAATCGATGCCTCTGGTGATCTCCCTCAATGGTCATACACTGGCGGACCACGTTTATGAAGGTCCGGTACCAGTTTCAACTGTTCTTCCCTCCCAGCCGCAAAATGCCTCGATTCGTCATGAAGAAAGCGAACATATCGAGATGGTGAAGGTGCGCCGTGAAACGCGCGAAGAGCACGCTCTCACCCGCTCGAACGGTGTAAAAGAGGCGCTGGCGGTTTCCGGTATTTTGCTTCTGCTGTTTATTACATTGCTCAGCCCGGTCGTATTTTTACCGTGGCTACTGACACTGGCAGCCGTGCTCGCAGGTTGGATCGGCTGGCGGATGATTTCCGAGCGTTTAGGTAAAAACCGCAAAGAAATCCATTGCCTGCGAGGCTTACCTAAACGCTGGGGACTGTTTGGCGAATCTAAGCAGGGTGATATCAGCAATATTTCGCTCGGCACCGTCGACCTGATTTATCCGCCACACTGGCAACCGTTTATCGGCCGCGATCTCGGCCAGCCAACGGATATCGAGCTGTACATGAACAGCCACGTCGTCCGTCAGGGCAGCTATTTGTCGTTGCACGATGAAGTAAAAAAATTCCCGCTGCAGCTCTGGGGCAAGAATCTGGTGCTGGCGACCAGCGCCTTCCTGCTGCTGCTTTTGCTGTTGGTCTATGTGCCTCTCGGCTTGCCACTGAAACTCAGCATCGCGTGGTTACAGGGCGCGCAAAGTGCGCAGGTCAACAGTGTGCAGGATCTGGAAAAAACAGCACTGCGCGTTGGCGACACCCTGAAAGTTCAGGGTACAGGCATGTGTTACGTGCCACCGGCGGCCAACCGCAGCGCATCGGGTTTTCTGCCATTCGACTGTTCAGGCATTTACTGGAACAACGCCGCACCGCTGCCGGTTCCGCAGTCTGAAATTATCGATGCCGCCACTGCGCTGCAAACTACGGTGAACAACCAAATGCATCCGGGCGAAAATCTGGAACAAAACATCAACCCGCAGCTGGCGACCGCGATCGAGAAATCTGGCATGATTTTGCTGGATGATTTTGCCGATATTGTCCTGAAAACGGACACGCTGTGCGGCAGCAAAACCAACGAATGTGTGCGCCTTAAAAATGCGCTGGTGAATCTGGGGAACTCCAATAACTGGAGTACTCTGGTGAAACGTGCGAAAGCGGGCTCGTTGCAGGGGATCAACGTCCTGTTGCGGCCGGTCAGCGCGCAGTCACTGAGTGAACTGGTAAATAACGCGACGTCCTCATTCTTCATGCAGGAAACCCGCCGCGCCGCAGAAAGCCTGAACAGTCCTCCTCCGGGTGGGTTCCTTATCAGCAATGACGAAGGTCGTCAGCTGGTGGAACAACCTGTACCGCCGGTCGGATTGTACGGTAATCCGCCGCAGGAACAGTGGAAGCAGTTGCAACACCTTTCGAGGCAGCTGCTGCATACGCCGTTCAGCGCTCAGGGGGTGATCACCAGTATCAGCATCGATGCCAACGGTACACGCCATATATCGCTGCACAGTGAACCGGATATTTCGACACTGTGGCGCTATCTGGGCACCAGCCTGCTGCTGTTTTTGCTACTTGGCACTCTGCTGGTCAATACCGTTCTCTTTATCCGCCGTTTTATCAAAGATAAGCGCCGTATTGACGATATTGAGCAGCATTATAACGTCTCCTTTCACTCCACGATGATGCCCGTACCTGCGCATACCCTGAGCTGAAACTCAGGGTAGCTCTGCGCCATCCTGAGAGATTATGCTATTCTGACGCCCTTCCCTGCTTACGTTTATTATCTTCTGCCATGCCCAGGCCCGCAGGATATGGAGTTTTCATGCCCCTTGATCTCGACTGGAACAATATCGATACCGTT comes from the Enterobacteriaceae bacterium Kacie_13 genome and includes:
- a CDS encoding pilus assembly protein HofM; this encodes MRLQAWQVGLDIQAGFARAIAVQRRRHGWQLRHWWQHPLPDFTLREGILHETAPLIAILSFWRKTLPARLSLRISLPAQRIMQQRMVAPDARMQEPARSAFIFSHAAKQFPLGVEHLVMDYRADPCGDNQVVVTAARQQEIAQWMRCLAQAQLFPEVIELVPCALQVAAYAARLPGDALLIHPLDDAVLWASPHSLPFQFGLFDSTQALSGISLSDLVRSQYRAGALCAGAGYYSGENPPPGMQCWSPLSAIGQLSAPLPANPGDFAPAVGLALRHRDC
- the mrcA gene encoding peptidoglycan glycosyltransferase/peptidoglycan DD-transpeptidase MrcA: MKFVKYLLILAVCCILLGAASIFGLYKYIEPQLPDVATLKDVRLQTPMQVFSAEGDLIAQYGEKRRIPLKLDQIPPEMVHAFIATEDSRFYEHHGVDPIGIFRAASVALMSGHASQGASTITQQLARNFFLSPERTLTRKIKEAFLAIRIEQMMTKDEILELYLNKIYLGYRAYGVGAAAQVYFGKDVSQLTLSEMAVIAGLPKAPSTFNPLYSHDRSVARRNTVLARMLDEKYITQEQYDQARAEPVVANYHAPHIEFSAPYLTEMVRQEMVKRYGDNAYNDGYMVHTTITKKTQLAAQEALRTNVLNYDMRHGYRGPSNQMWKVGEPAWDENKIVQSLKTLPVYGPLFPAVITSIDDEQATATMSNRAVISLPFSGMRWARPYRNDNAQGPTPKKISDVVQPGQQVWVRKVGDVWWLAQVPDVNSAIVSLNQNDGAIEALVGGFDFNQSKFNRANQAVRQLGSNIKPFLYTAAMDKGLTLATILNDMPITRWDPGAGQDWRPKNSPPTYAGPIRLRQGLGESKNVVMVRAMRAMGVDYAAEYLQRFGFPAANIVHSESLALGSASFTPLQVVRGYATLTNGGYLVDPYFITKIVAESGEVLFEAKPKIACRTCNIPVIYGDTQKSAVLSDDNVENVATSVNNNNNAVPTPQLEQVPANSPQVDAEQQYAPHVISTPLSFLISDALNSNIFGEPGWMGTGWRAGRDLKRHDIGGKTGTTNSSKDAWFSGYGPNVVTSVWIGFDDHRRDLGRSTASGVIPDQISGAEGGAKSAQPAWDDYMKAVLEGVPEEKQTPPPGIVTVTIDKSTGKLSDGGGGSRPEYFIDGTQPTEHAVHEVGTTIMDNGQEHELF
- the nudE gene encoding ADP compounds hydrolase NudE; translated protein: MTQHLQKPKILKVETVARSRLFTIESVDLAFSNGAERVYERMRPSDREAVMIVPVIGDDLLLIHEYAVGIESYELGFPKGLIDAGESVLEAANRELMEEVGYGAGHFDVLAKLTMAPSYFSSRMNIVIAKGLYPKSLEGDEPEPLPQTRWPIARMMELLQQPDFCEARNVSALFLAHDFLTRNAR
- a CDS encoding Intracellular growth attenuator protein igaA, giving the protein MTLVLLCIAIIATGSFFWFALRRRQRDESVVHFPTPSQRKLSQQERDAVERYLRQSERLGQTPITHRNNLIILRDKLILTTKSEHVYSLKRAITRYGVASEDTNSGRYFLDATEIHLPPFWEQYIAQENQVELIKTQSMPLVISLNGHTLADHVYEGPVPVSTVLPSQPQNASIRHEESEHIEMVKVRRETREEHALTRSNGVKEALAVSGILLLLFITLLSPVVFLPWLLTLAAVLAGWIGWRMISERLGKNRKEIHCLRGLPKRWGLFGESKQGDISNISLGTVDLIYPPHWQPFIGRDLGQPTDIELYMNSHVVRQGSYLSLHDEVKKFPLQLWGKNLVLATSAFLLLLLLLVYVPLGLPLKLSIAWLQGAQSAQVNSVQDLEKTALRVGDTLKVQGTGMCYVPPAANRSASGFLPFDCSGIYWNNAAPLPVPQSEIIDAATALQTTVNNQMHPGENLEQNINPQLATAIEKSGMILLDDFADIVLKTDTLCGSKTNECVRLKNALVNLGNSNNWSTLVKRAKAGSLQGINVLLRPVSAQSLSELVNNATSSFFMQETRRAAESLNSPPPGGFLISNDEGRQLVEQPVPPVGLYGNPPQEQWKQLQHLSRQLLHTPFSAQGVITSISIDANGTRHISLHSEPDISTLWRYLGTSLLLFLLLGTLLVNTVLFIRRFIKDKRRIDDIEQHYNVSFHSTMMPVPAHTLS